The Microcystis panniformis FACHB-1757 region CCATCAACCGATTATCTTCGCTCCTGATCGCAATTTAGGCCGTTACGTCAGTCAGCAAACTGGTAGAGATTTAGTTCTCTGGCAGGGTAGTTGTATTGTCCATGAAACTTTTTCCGAACGCAAGATAATAGAATTAAAAGTCGCCCATCCAGAAGCAAAAATTATCGCCCATCCTGAGTGTGAATCATCGGTTTTACGCCATGCCGATTATATTGGTTCCACGACGGCACTATTAAATTATTCCCTGAAAAGTTCTGAAAAAACCTTTATTGTCGCCACAGAACCGGGGATTATTCACCAGATGCAAAAATCGGCCCCAGAAAAACTATTTATACCCGCACCAGGTTTGAATAACTGTGCTTGTAATGAGTGTCCCTACATGAGACTGAACACTCTCGAAAAATTGTATCTCTGTATGCGAGATACAACTCCAGAAATTACTATTTCTGAAGATTTAAGAGTTAAGGCACTGTTGCCGATTCAAAGAATGTTAGAAATGTCTTAATCAGTTATCAGTTATCAGTTATCAGTTATCAATTATCAGTTATCAGTTATCAGTTATCAGTTATCAGTTATCAGTTATCAGTTATCAGTTATCAGTTATCAGTTATCAGTTATCAGTTATCAGTTATCAGATGTGAGTTTTCAGTTGATTAGACATCTGCAAAAATTATAACCCAATCAGAGCTTGATTTGATTATTTGTACTAATAAATAGTTCGATAATCCAAATATATATCTATCGTTGTTCATTCAATTTAACAGAAAAAATCTGGGGACATTAAAATCATTTTTATTTGGGTAAGTTTCTTGTCTAGAAAGAATTTTAGTCTTGAGAAAATATTAGGTAGAAGTCCAATGATTACTGATTACTGATTACTAAAATGCTGAAGATAAATTTTTTCGTTGTGTTTGATCGATTGAAAAAAATCGACAATGGGACGAGGATAATTAACCCCTAAAATCACCGTATAACGCTTTTGTTCCTCTGGAGATAACTTATAAGGTTCGTGAATTTTATCGCCTTTTATTAGGGCTAATTCGGGCAA contains the following coding sequences:
- the nadA gene encoding quinolinate synthase NadA — encoded protein: MFTTVQPANRSSLPDDLFTAIKELKRQLNAVILAHYYQNSDIQDIADYIGDSLGLSQQAAQTPADVIVFAGVHFMAETAKILNPDKLVLLPDLDAGCSLADSCHPEDFARFKAQYPDHIVISYINCSAEIKAMSDIICTSSNAVKIVNQIPAHQPIIFAPDRNLGRYVSQQTGRDLVLWQGSCIVHETFSERKIIELKVAHPEAKIIAHPECESSVLRHADYIGSTTALLNYSLKSSEKTFIVATEPGIIHQMQKSAPEKLFIPAPGLNNCACNECPYMRLNTLEKLYLCMRDTTPEITISEDLRVKALLPIQRMLEMS